From Variimorphobacter saccharofermentans, one genomic window encodes:
- the recO gene encoding DNA repair protein RecO yields the protein MPVSTTVTGMVLSAMPVGEYDKRLVILTKEYGKISAFAKGARKPNSALLACSQPFSFGEFSLYVGRSSYNIISAEISNYFGELREDFSSLCYAFYFCEFADYLTKENNDEKEVLKLLYQTMRILSKKTIEVNLIRVTYELKLISVCGVTPQVFQCVKCNGKYTSENNRNIYYFSTEQGGILCDACKINDKSAIRIGTSTLYTMQYIISKEIEKLYTFKVTGEVLQELNRCVKRYLERYVDHEFKSLEMIRDI from the coding sequence TTGCCGGTATCAACTACCGTGACGGGAATGGTTTTATCGGCCATGCCGGTTGGTGAATATGACAAGCGGCTGGTCATATTAACGAAGGAATACGGAAAAATATCTGCATTTGCCAAAGGCGCTCGTAAACCAAACAGCGCCTTATTGGCGTGTAGCCAACCATTTTCGTTTGGCGAGTTTTCATTATATGTGGGAAGATCCTCTTATAACATTATATCCGCAGAGATATCCAATTATTTCGGAGAACTTCGGGAAGATTTTAGCAGTCTTTGTTATGCCTTTTATTTTTGTGAATTTGCAGATTACTTAACGAAGGAAAATAATGATGAAAAGGAAGTTCTGAAGCTTCTGTATCAAACCATGAGGATTCTATCGAAGAAAACGATTGAAGTAAATTTAATTCGGGTAACATATGAGTTGAAGCTAATATCGGTCTGTGGTGTAACACCTCAGGTTTTCCAATGTGTAAAGTGTAATGGTAAATATACCTCAGAAAACAATCGGAATATTTATTATTTTAGCACGGAACAGGGTGGTATATTATGCGATGCGTGTAAAATAAACGATAAGAGTGCAATACGAATTGGAACCTCAACTCTCTATACAATGCAATACATAATCTCGAAGGAGATTGAAAAGCTGTATACATTCAAGGTAACGGGAGAGGTATTACAGGAACTAAATCGTTGTGTGAAACGATATTTGGAACGTTATGTGGATCATGAGTTTAAGTCCTTGGAAATGATACGGGATATTTAG
- the era gene encoding GTPase Era, translating into MKNTKYKSGFVTLIGRPNVGKSTLMNQLIGQKIAITSEKPQTTRNRIQTVYTEDRGQIIFLDTPGIHKAKNKLGEFMVNVAERTMNEVDLVLWLVEPTTYIGAGEQYIAEQLKKVKTPIFLVINKIDTVKKEEILAIIATYKDICNFKEIIPVSALKGENTKVLLDVLFQNLPEGPQYYDEDTITDQPERQIVAELIREKALRLLDDEIPHGIAVGIERMKERPENPRNDYESGGMIDIDATIVCERDSHKGIIIGKGGSMLKKIGTQARQEIENLLDCKVNLQLWVKVKKDWRDSDFLIKNYGYRRDE; encoded by the coding sequence ATGAAGAATACAAAGTATAAATCAGGGTTTGTAACATTAATCGGGAGACCGAATGTGGGAAAGTCAACTCTGATGAATCAACTGATAGGGCAGAAGATTGCAATTACCTCGGAGAAGCCTCAGACAACAAGAAACCGAATACAGACGGTTTATACAGAGGACCGCGGTCAGATTATCTTCTTAGATACACCTGGAATACACAAGGCTAAGAATAAGCTAGGGGAGTTTATGGTGAATGTTGCCGAGAGGACCATGAACGAGGTTGATTTGGTTCTCTGGCTGGTGGAACCGACTACCTATATCGGAGCAGGAGAGCAATATATAGCAGAGCAGCTGAAAAAGGTGAAAACTCCGATCTTCTTAGTAATTAATAAAATTGACACTGTGAAGAAGGAAGAAATCCTCGCTATTATTGCGACCTACAAGGATATCTGCAATTTTAAAGAGATCATTCCGGTATCCGCCCTGAAAGGAGAGAATACCAAAGTTCTGCTGGATGTATTATTTCAAAATTTGCCGGAAGGTCCTCAATATTATGATGAAGATACGATTACAGATCAGCCAGAGCGTCAGATTGTGGCCGAACTGATCCGAGAGAAGGCATTGCGACTTCTGGATGATGAAATCCCCCACGGGATTGCGGTGGGTATTGAGCGAATGAAGGAGCGGCCGGAAAATCCAAGAAATGATTATGAATCCGGAGGAATGATTGATATTGATGCTACTATAGTTTGCGAACGTGATTCTCATAAGGGAATCATTATCGGAAAGGGCGGAAGCATGTTAAAGAAAATTGGTACTCAGGCGAGACAAGAAATCGAGAATTTACTTGACTGTAAAGTAAACCTGCAGCTATGGGTTAAGGTTAAGAAAGACTGGCGTGATAGTGATTTCTTGATAAAAAACTACGGCTATCGGCGGGATGAGTAA